Proteins encoded by one window of Homoserinimonas aerilata:
- a CDS encoding MerR family transcriptional regulator → MRIGEVAERTALSFRSLRHWDDVGLVQPSARTEGGFRLYTEKDVDRILIIRRMKPLGYTLDEMRELLDVVDALTVDPSDVALRARIDDIRDGADQRRQKLTEQLAMADEFVQLLGQL, encoded by the coding sequence ATGCGGATCGGCGAAGTGGCCGAGCGCACGGCGCTCTCGTTCCGCTCGCTTCGACACTGGGACGACGTGGGGCTCGTGCAGCCGTCCGCGCGCACGGAGGGCGGGTTCCGGCTTTACACCGAGAAAGATGTCGATCGCATCCTCATCATCCGCAGAATGAAACCGTTGGGATACACCCTCGACGAGATGCGCGAACTCCTCGACGTCGTCGACGCCCTCACCGTCGACCCGAGCGACGTGGCGTTGCGCGCCCGGATCGATGACATCCGCGACGGCGCCGACCAGCGTCGCCAGAAACTCACGGAGCAGCTCGCCATGGCCGACGAGTTCGTGCAACTGCTCGGTCAGCTCTAA